A single window of Plasmodium malariae genome assembly, contig: PmUG01_00_8, whole genome shotgun sequence DNA harbors:
- the PmUG01_00023900 gene encoding fam-l protein → MEEKINSMLFVKITTLIVLSWICYIYIYTSTKKNSLDKCYSYCKKLYSRNYRLVAQYNEDKDSVFVCLNENVPNGVNYKRDIANNEKLVVEKEKKLNRRFSRNVRCHKKNMKNKSCVFGTKKYSRLEKKIFKELDYTDFLKNSRTISEKTYNKIMRKKYGLRLALPVIVILLLSTSLILDFGGFGLIGALIKTLNAITTGWLESLHIALKGSFLCDFLKSVGKGVKSTSMQKSGNPDHYYVTGFFGIFIYLIPFIVIGVTIILWVIYYHKKVKKYEKIKFMKR, encoded by the exons atggaagaaaaaattaattcaatgttatttgttaaaattacTACCTTAATCGTTTTAAGTTGGATAtgctatatttatatatatacg agcacgaaaaaaaattctttggATAAATGTTACagttattgtaaaaaattatattcaagAAATTATCGTTTAGTGGCACAATATAATGAGGATAAGGATTCAGTTTTTGTATGTTTAAACGAAAATGTACCAAATGGGGTAAACTATAAAAGAGATATAgctaataatgaaaaattggtcgtagaaaaagagaaaaaattaaatagacGTTTTTCAAGAAATGTAAGAtgccataaaaaaaatatgaaaaataaatcgtGTGTATTTgggacaaaaaaatattcccgtttggaaaaaaaaatattcaaagaactgGACTATACAGATTTTCTGAAAAACAGCAGAACAATTAGTGAAAAGacttacaataaaataatgcgTAAAAAATACGGATTGCGACTAGCTTTACCTGTTATCGTAATACTATTACTATCAACATCGCTCATATTGGATTTTGGCGGATTTGGACTTATAGGAGCGTTGATTAAGACATTGAATGCAATTACAACAGGATGGTTGGAAAGTTTACATATAGCATTGAAGGGATCGTTCTTATGTGATTTCCTCAAATCTGTAGGTAAAGGAGTGAAATCAACATCAATGCAAAAAAGTGGCAATCCAGATCACTATTATGTAACAGGTTTCTTTggtattttcatatatttaatacctTTCATTGTAATAGGTGTAACAATTATATTATGggtaatatattatcataaaaaagtaaaaaaatatgaaaaaattaaatttatgaaaaggtaa
- the PmUG01_00024000 gene encoding fam-l protein yields the protein MEKKMMIILRIKIYAFILLSWTNHFKNDSTFKMSEVDNYKLEKKINASTYRILAKYKQDKDSCAVYLHEYIPKYQSKEKRYVSNNEEKNPETKKQSNGRALVNEGGHKQHMKNKSFMFETKAYSRIEKKIFKELNYIDFLQNNRTITDKFFRKIIFKKYKVRICLPLFLFLFLSISIILDLYCGYGIIRGLLKILNTTLGKKWSKPLRAFLKKLNLDILWRTPKVPNGSGTQNWTYITKPFLGYIIYFIPFLVLGITIILGIFYYHKKVKKYQEIKFRKR from the exons atggaaaaaaaaatgatgataattttacgtattaaaatttatgcgTTTATACTTTTATCCTGGACAaaccattttaaaaatgac agTACATTTAAGATGTCTGAAGTTGATAACTACAagcttgaaaaaaaaataaatgcaagCACATATAGGAtactagcaaaatataaacaagaTAAGGATTCATGTGCtgtatatttacatgaatatataccAAAATATcaatcaaaagaaaaaaggtaCGTATctaataatgaagaaaaaaaccCAGAAACAAAAAAGCAGTCAAATGGAAGGGCATTAGTGAATGAAGGAGGTCATAAGCaacatatgaaaaataaatcatttatGTTTGAAACAAAAGCATATTCTcgtatagaaaaaaaaatattcaaagaattAAATTACATAGATTTTCTTCAAAACAACAGAACTATTACTGATAAGTTTttcagaaaaataatatttaaaaaatacaaagtaCGAATTTGTTTACctttattcttattcttgTTTTTATCAATCTCAATAATATTAGATCTATATTGTGGTTATGGAATTATTCGTGggttgttaaaaatattaaatacaaCACTAGGAAAAAAATGGTCAAAACCCTTACGTGCTTTCTTGAAGAAACTCAATTTAGACATTTTATGGAGGACACCTAAGGTTCCTAATGGTAGTGGAACACAAAACTGGACTTATATAACTAAACCGTTTCTaggttatataatttattttataccttttttaGTACTGGGTATAACCATTATATTAGGAATTTTTTActaccataaaaaagtaaaaaaatatcaagaAATTAAGTTCAGGAAAAGGTAA
- the PmUG01_00024100 gene encoding fam-l protein: MRQQLHSLLFINISAFFLLYWICCFNIDLNKINKCFDENLDNCTKLNTRTYRLLSKCKKYNYISIVGLKQEMPNIGTLQKKDISNKKGGAMRKKKQLNEYSTKNVEGNKKVVNSKSYIFVTKNYSHLEKKIFKELDFMEFLKNNRTVSDKTYQKIILKKYGFRIGLPSLLFLLLSLSLILDLFVGCGVINALFFLLSKISIGWFHPLHDALKKPLEWLWKTVRWKSNNTLSSSPGKSVYFQTTYVTEGFFGIIIYILPFIILGITAILGIIYYHKKVKKYEKIKFRKR; this comes from the exons ATGAGACAACAATTACATTCActtttattcattaatatttctgcatttttccttttgtatTGGATATGCTGTTTTAACATAGATTTA aataaaattaacaaatgtTTTGATGAAAACTTGGACAACtgtacaaaattaaatacaagAACTTATAGATTACTatcaaaatgtaaaaaatataattatataagtattgTGGGGTTAAAACAAGAGATGCCAAATATTGGTAcactacaaaaaaaagatatatcaaataaaaaaggaggtgcgatgagaaaaaagaagcaattaaatgaatattcaACAAAAAATGTGGAAGGGAATAAAAAGGTTGTTAACagtaaatcatatatatttgtgacaaaaaattattcccatttggaaaaaaaaatattcaaagaacttgATTTTATGGAGTTCCTTAAAAACAACAGAACAGTTAGTGATAAAACTtaccaaaaaataatacttaaaaaatacggATTTCGAATTGGTTTACCTTCATTATTGTTTTTGTTGTTATCATTATCGCTCATATTAGATTTATTTGTTGGTTGCGGAGTTATAAATGCGttgtttttcttattaagtaaaatttcAATAGGGTGGTTTCATCCTTTACATGATGCTCTGAAGAAACCTTTAGAATGGTTGTGGAAGACTGTAAGATGGAAGTCAAATAATACCTTAAGCTCCTCCCCTGGTAAATCGGTTTATTTTCAAACAACATACGTTACAGAAGGTTTTTTtggtattattatatatatactaccCTTCATTATATTAGGTAT